The genome window TTGCCAATACGTGGCCTGCGAGTCGACCTGAACATTGACCCCAGTGGGTTTGTCAGCCGGGGCGACATGTTTGTCTTCGCCTCGGCACTCAATGAGTTTTTTGCTCTTTACGCCAGCCTTAATTCGTACCACGAACTGCGGGTTACCAGCACACAAGGAGACGTGTATCTATGGCCACCCCGGATGGGTCAGCAGGCCCTGCTATGACTGCACTATCGCAATCGATTCGTGAGTATTCGCTCTTCCAGGCGGTGCTGCAGGTGATCGAGCGTCTACGCGACGCTTATCCATTGCTGGAGGATGACGAGCTCTATGAGAAGGTCGAGTTCCAGGCCAACTCCAGCTTGGGGTTCCCCGGGCACGATATTGATCGGGTGGAGTTTTTTGTCGAACGCGACCAGTTACGGGCACGTCTTCGCCTGAATGTGCTCGGACTTTTTGGTGCCGGCTCGCCATTGCCTGCGTTTTATCAAGAGCAGGCGAGTGGGAATGTCAGCCGTGACTTTCTTGATGTATTTCACCACCGCCTGCACAGGCTGATGCTGCCGATTTGGCGCAAATATCGCTACCGGGCGTGTTTTCGCACCGGGGCCAGCGACGCGTTTTCCGAGCAGATGTTCGCACTGGTCGGGTTGGGCAGCCGCCAGATTCGCGACGCTGCGCAGTTGGACTGCAAGCGGCTGTTGCCCTGTCTGGGATTGTTGAGCCTGCGGGCACATTCGGCGGCCCTGATTGAGGCGGTATTGCGTCACTACTTCAAACACCGCGGTGTGTTCATCGAACAATGGGTCGCTCGCACCGTGACCATTGCCCAACAGCAACGCAACCGGCTTGGCGCAGCGAACAACCTGCTCGGCGAGGACCTGATGCTCGGGCTTCAGGTCGCAGACCGCAGTGGCAAGTTCAGAGTGCATATCAAGGGCTTGAGCTGGCAGCGCTTTCACGAGTTCCTGCCCGCTGGCGACGACTACAGGCCGTTGTGTTCACTGGTTCGGTTGATGGTGCGAACCCCCTTGGACTATGACCTGCGCCTGGTGTTGGCCGACGGCGAAGTGAGGCCATTGCATATCGGGGAACGCAACGTCTGTCGTCTCGGTTGGACCAGTTGGCTGGGGTACGAGCGTGCTGACGGCGTGGTCACCCTGGCCAGCAACTCTCATTAGGGACTGATGATTATGATGAATGTAGACCTGCAACAATTGATCCGCACATTGACGGCGGCGACTCGCCTCGACCTGGAGCGTTCAGCCGAGCGATGTGTGGCGCGCGGCGGCAAGGAGGTGCTGGTCGAGGACCTTCTGCAGACGCTGCTGCAGCACCCCAATGGTCCTTTGGTGAGGGCGCTGGCGGACGCGGAGATTGCCCCCGCCGAGCTGCAAGCCCTGTTGCTGCTCAACGGGGAGCAAGGCGCATCGCGCAGTCCGGTGTTTGCCGCGACACTCGTGCAGTGGTTACAACAGGCGTTAATGGTTGCCCACCTTGAATTGGGGCAAGTCGAGGTTGACCAGGGGGCATTATTGCTGGCGCTCCTGCTCCATCCGTTGCAGCACGCGGGCAGTGCTTATCAGCAATTATTGAGTCGCTTGGACACGCAACGTGTGCGCGACTGTGTGTTGAACCAGCGATTGGAAGCCGTTCCTTCGCCACAGGGTGAGTCGCTGTTGGAGCGCTTTACCCACGATTTGACGCGTCAGGCTCGCGAAGGACGCATCGACCCGGTTCTGTGTCGAGACGCGGAAATCCGCCAGTTGATCGACATCCTCGTGCGTCGGCGCAAGAACAACCCCATTCTTGTCGGAGACGCCGGAGTGGGTAAAACAGCCATCGTCGAAGGGCTGGCTCTGCAGGTGGTTGCCTCACAGGTGCCGGAGCCACTCAAGGGCGTACGAATACTGACGTTGGACATGGGCTTGCTGCAAGCCGGCGCGAGCATCAAGGGTGAGTTCGAACGGCGGCTAAAAGGCGTTATCGACGAGGTCAACGCCTCATCGCAGGCCGTTATCCTGTTTATCGACGAGGCACATACCTTGGTGGGCGCTGGCGCTCAGGTGGGCGGAGGCGACGCTGCCAATTTGCTCAAGCCAGCCCTGGCGCGCGGACAGTTGCGCACGATCGCGGCCACGACCTGGTCCGAATACAAACAATACATTGAAAAGGACCCCGCATTGGCGCGGCGTTTCCAGCCGGTACGGGTGGCCGAGCCGAGCGTGGCGGCGGCGATCTCCATTTTACGTGGGCTTGTCCCAGTGTATGAAGCCAGCCATGGCGTTTACGTACGTGACGATGCAGTCGTGGCGGCAGCGCAGATGAGCGCTCGATACCTGGCAGGACGCCAGTTGCCGGACAAGGCCGTGGACGTATTGGACACGGCCTGCGCTCAGGTGCGTATAAGCCTGACAGCGCCGCCGGAACCGTTGCAGCGTTTGTGTGCCGAGTTGGCAGAGGGCATGCGGCAACGCGTGGCGCTCGAGCGGGATAGCGACGCAGGTTTGCCTGTTGACGAGCAGGCCTTGCAGGCGCTGATCCAACGTCTGGAAGCCATTGAGCTTGAACGGGAGCGAGCCGAACACCGCTGGACTCAACAACGAGCCCTGGCCGAGCGGACACTCTCTTCGCGTCAGCCAAAGGTTGATGCGTGCAGTGCAGGGGAGGGGCTTGCGCACGTTGAGTTGCCAACGGCCGAACGACGCCACGCGCTGAGTGAGCGGCGGCGGCTGAACCATGAGGTATGCCCACGGGTGGTGGCGCAGGTGATCAGTGGCTGGACCGGTATTCCCGTTGAACAGCTGGCCCTTGAGCACAGTGAAAGGGTCCTGGGTTTCGCCGATGCCTTGGGCAGGCGAATTCTGGGGCAAGCACCTGCAGTGCAGGCTCTTGACCGCAATCTGCGTGCTGTGGCTGCGGGCCTCAACGTCCCCGGGGCACCCGTGGGCGTGTTTTTGCTGGTCGGTCCAAGTGGTGTCGGAAAAACCGAAACGGCCCTGGCACTCGCGGAGTTGCTGTATGGCGGCGAGCAATTCATCACCACACTCAATATGTCGGAATACCAGGAGAAACACGCCTTGTCCCGCTTGATCGGAGCGCCGCCCGGTTACATCGGTTACGGCGAGGGCGGGGTGCTGACTGAGGCGGTGCGCCAACGCCCTTATTCAGTGGTGCTGCTCGACGAAATCGAGAAGGCGGATCCGGAAGTGCTGAACCTGTTTTACCAGGTCTTTGACAAAGGCTTGGCCAATGACGGTGAAGGCCGCGAAATCGACTTCCGTAATACGCTGATCCTGATGACGTCCAACTTGGGAAGCGATTGCATCACGGCTCTGTGCCCCGATGGCTTTCGTCCTGATTCAGCGGTCCTGGAAGAAGCGATTCGCCCAGTGTTGCGCGCCCACTTCAAGCCAGCCTTGCTCGCCCGTATATGCGTTGTGCCGTATTACCCCCTTGCGGGCGAACGGCTACGCGACGTGGTAAGCCTCAAGCTGGAGCGTTTCGCTCAACGGCTGCACCGGCGCAAGCTGGTGTTCAGCCATACCCCCGAGCTGGTTACACACATGGTCGAGCGCTGCCTTCACCATGACAGTGGTGCGCGGTACATCGACCACTGGATCGAGTCCCATCTGCTACCGCCCATTGTGGATCGTCTACTCAGTGCGATGGCCATTGGCGAGTGTGTGTCAATGACCCATGTAGCGCTGGATGGCAACGGCGTACCGGTCTGTGAGTTCAGCCAATGATGGAGAGTCTGTTTAACCAGTTGCCTGATCCTCTGGTCTACGCCGACCGCTTGCTGAGCTGGTTCACCCGTCTGGGGACCGAGAGTGATGACTCGACGCTGGCAGACCTTTGTGTCACGGCGGTTGCGCAACTGAGCCAGTGCGAACTTTGCCAACTGTACTGGCAAGATGAAACGACCGGCCAGCTTGGGTTGATAGCTCAGCATTTTGCCGGGGCGTCATCACTGGATTCCCTGGCAGCAAGCGTGGACTTTCAGAATGAACAGCTCTTGCATTATGTCCTGAACCAGCATCGTTCCCTGACCATTGATGAACTGCGCAACAGCGCCTATGACCGCTGTTTCCTGCCTGAGGCGGCCCTGCCTTGGCACTCGCTGTCATGCGTGCCCCTGTTCAATCGGCGCAAGGCAGTGTGTGGTGTGCTGCTGTATGCCAGCCAGTATCCGGCGCAATTGCAGGGCTACGCCGCATCGTTGGGCCAACTGGGTAGCTTTACCTTCAGCCAGTTAGCCCTGTGGCGGCATAAACAATCAGGGCAAGTCACTGCTGCTCTCCAGCGCAGCACACCTGCTACCGACGCCTACGGCTTGATCGGCAACTGCACGGCGATGGATGAGACTTGCCGCTTGATCGACAAGGTCTTGCATACACCGTTTACCGTTCTGTTGAGTGGTGAAACGGGGACCGGCAAGGAGGTTGTAGCGCGCGCCATTCACGCAGCAGGCCCGCGCAGTGCGCGGGCGTTTGTGGTGCAAAACTGCGCGGCGTTTCCCGAGGGCTTGCTGGAGAGTGAACTGTTCGGCTACCGCAAAGGCGCGTTTACCGGTGCGGAGCGTAACTATGCGGGGCTGTTTGACGCGGCCCACGGCGGCACACTGCTACTGGATGAAATTGGCGATATGCCACTGTCCTTGCAGGCCAAGCTACTGAGGGTTTTGCAGGAGGGCGAGGTGCGCCCGCTGGGTGCCAATACCGCCCACAAAGTCGATGTCCGAATTATCGCCGCGACCCACCGCGACCTGAAAGCAATGGTCAGCCAGGGCACTTTTCGCGAAGACCTGTATTACCGGTTGGCGCAGTTCCCAATCCAGTTGCCGGCCTTGCGGGAGCGGGACGGGGATGTGCTGCTGCTCGCACGCTACTTCGCTGAAAGTGTGTGTGCAGCGCTCGCAAAGCCGCTGGTCAGTTGGTCCAGCGCTGCGCTTGATCAGCTCTCCAGTCATGCGTTCCCGGGCAATGTCCGTGAACTCAAATGCCTGGTGGAACGCGCAGTGTTGCTCTGCGATGACGGTGTGATTTTGCCTGCCCATCTGTTGCTGCCGTCGGCGCCTGCTCACGCAGTCGTCGAAGCAACGCTGCGCCAGCGCCTGGAGCGGGTAGAGCGAGTATTTCTGATCGATTGCCTGCACAAGAACCGTGGTAATCGAACGCGGACCGCACGTGAACTTGGGGTCGCACGTCGCACGCTGCTCTACCGGCTTGCGCGTTTGAACATCCCTGTCAGCGCGTCCCGTGGGGAATGCTGAATGGCGTACCTGTGGCCGCTGCGATTCGCCGCCGGCCTTATCTTCTGGGGGAAATTTGATGCCTGACCGTCCATGGCAAGTCGTGGTGCTTGTGCTGTGTTTGTTGACCGGCTGTAACGCCAACTACGTGTTTGATGATGCTGACTATCGTCCTTTGGGTGACCCCCAAGCGACCCGTCGCGGCCAATGAAAAGGGAGCGTGCCATGCAATTAGTGCTTGAAGTGTGTGACGCCGGGGGTGTTGAGCCGCCAACACGCAAGGTGTTTGACGGTATTGGCGGCGTCGTCGGCCGTGGGGCAGGCTGCGACTGGATTATCCCAGATCCGAGCCGGTTGCTTTCCAGCCACCACGGCCTGGTTGGTTATCGTGACGGTCGGTATTTCCTGACGGATATCAGCAGCAACGGTATCTGCCAGTTGAGCAGCGGCGAGGCCCTGCAAAAGGGCCAGGCGCGATTGATCGTTGATGGGGATGTCTTCCAATTGGGGCCATTCGCTGTCAGGGCGCGACTGAATGAGCGAACGGCATCGTATCGTCAAGGGCTGTTCGCCGAGAGCAGGGTGATACCCGACGATGCCTATCTGGGCTTGGACCCTGTTCACGAGCTGGACCGCGAGCAGATGCATGCAGTGTGTTCGAGTGAACTGGATGCATTGAAAGACACCGCAGGCGCTCCCGAGGCAGGCATGTATCGCGGTTCAGTGGAACAGGATCATCTGGTTATACCGACACCGGCGGACACTTTCGACGACGTGATAGCGCCCATCCTGCCTGCCGTGCGTTCGGCCCCGGTCGATGAAGCGTTCTGGACGCAGTTTGCCGAAGCGTTGGGTGTCACGTTGGATGTCTCTGGTCGTGAGGCGTTGGCGATCAAGGTGGCGAGTTTGCTGAGGCACGCTATCAGTGGGCTGCAACAGAACCTGCACACTCACGATGAGCTGAGCAATGAGTGGAACCTGGGTATTGGCGCTTCAATCAAGATCCCGAACGGTTTTAAACACAGTGCGGGCATCAGCGCAGCCTTGGCATCGTTGCTGGAGATGAACGAGCCGGAGCAATGCAGCGCCGAGGCGGTCATTGCTCAGCTCCATCGGCAATTGCAAGTGCATCAGGTTGCTTTGCTGGTTGCGTGTCGCACGGCGATGCGTACTCAACAGGCGGCGTTTGCGCCTGGCGACCTGCTGCTCAGTTTTGAGCGCCATGACAAAGCGCCGAGGTTCTTCAGCGACAGGGCGCGTTGGCGGGCCTACCAGCGTCATTACCAACGGCTGATCGACGAAGAAACGCTGAGCGCACGGCCTTTGCACGGCGACTTTGCCAAGGCGTATGAGGAGCAGGTACGCCTGGCCTCGGCGTTATTCGCCGGATACCCAGGATGATAGTCATGCCCCGTGTCGCCTTACCCCTGTTGATTGTATCGAGCCTGCTGGTTGGTTGTAGCAGCGTGTCACCCTTTTCCACGTTAACCAAGCTGGACCTGACGTTGACAGCCACCGAACAGGTTAACCCTGACCTGCATGGGCGTCCTTCGCCAGTGGTGGTGCACCTGCTGGAGCTGAAGCATCCGGTCGCATTCGAACACGCAGATTTTTTTAGTCTTTATGGGCGTGCCGAGCAGGCGCTGCCCAAAGACTGGGTGAACAGCGAGGAACTGGAGTTGCGTCCCGGCGAGCAGGTGGCTCTCAAGCTCAGGAGCGAACCACAAAGTCGTTACGTGGGGGTGGTGGCGGCTTACCGTGACTTGCCCCACGTGCAATGGCGATGGGTGGTGCCGCTGGCCCCGCAGCACGTTACGCGAGCCCATCTGGTGCTCGACCAGTCGGGTGTTCGCGTTGCCGAACCGATCGTTGGCGTGGTGGAGAATTGACATGCCGGTTCATAAAGTCATCTGGCAGGAAGGCATGTTGCTGCGCCCCCAGCACCTGCAGCACAACGACCGTTACTACAACCAGCAGCTCAACCGAACCCGCTTGCTTGGCAGTGACGCCTGGGGTTTCCTGGCACTGGACGTCGACTTGCAGTACCTCAACCTGGGCAAGCTGGTCGTCAACCAGGCCAGCGGCGTTTTACCGGATGGCAGTCTTTTCGAACTGACTGCCGCCATGGCGCCGTTGGTGCTGGAAGTCCCGGCCAACTCGGGAAAGCAATCGGTTTACCTCGCATTGCCGATGGCGACCAACAACCAGGTTGAAACCCGAACGCAGGGTGAACCCGATGTGTTGGCACGCTACATTGCCTGCGAGATCGATGTCGGTGACTCGAATGCCGGGCTGGACGCTCTTTGCCGGATCAGTTGTGCACGTCCTGATTTACGATTGTTGCTGGGTGACAACCCTGGTGATGAAGCCTACGTGAAGCTGAAGATTGCCCAGGTATTGGACGCCTCTTGCGAAGAGGGGGTCAGAATGGATACGGATTTTGTGCCGACGTTCATTTATGTACAGGGCTCTTGCTTTGTGTCGTCGTGCCTCAAGGAAGTGATCAGCCTGTTGGCCAGCCGTGGCGATGCCATTGCCGAGCGTATTTGCGGTAACAGCGTGACCGCAGGTGCGCAGGTCGCAGATTTTCTGATGCTGCAACTGATCAACCGGACCGAGCCGGTGTTGCGTCACTACCTGACCCAAGCGCAAGTGCCGACACAAATGCTGTATCGCGAGATGGTGTCGATATTGGGCGAGCTATCGACTTTCGCCAGTGACAGCAAGCGCGCCAATCTTGACGTGCGTTACCTGCATGGCGACCAAGGCGCAAGCTTTCGAGGGCTGATGGCGGGGCTGCGCACCGTGCTGTCGATGGTATTTGAGCAGCATGCTGTGGAATTGGTGCTGCAACAACGCCAGTACGGGGTGATGGTCTGCCCGGTGGCGGATCTCAAGCTGCTGGGCACCGCGACATTCATCCTGGCGGTCGCTGCTCAGTGCGATTCTGAAGAGCTTCGCCACCGGTTGCCGGCCCATCTCAAGATTGGGCCTGTGGAGCGCATTCGCGAACTGGTCAATCTGCACCTTGCCGGTATCAAGGTAAAGCCGATGCCGGTGGCGCCACGCCAAATTCCGTTTCACGCCGGTAAAACCTATTTCATGCTTGAACTCAGTGCCCGTGATGTTGTGCAGCTGGAGCAATCGGGTGGTTTTGCGTTCCATGTCGGCGGCGAATTTACCGAGCTGGAGCTGACCTTCTGGGCAATCAGGAATTGAACATCATGAATATGGAAAGTGAATACCCGCAGGATGAAAAAACCGTCTTGCTTGATCGTGACGGCCACGGTCCTGCTCAGGGGCCGATAACCGACTTCCTCTCGCCCCCGCGTTTTGAGCAACTGGAGGACCGAATGATCTATGCCGCCGCTGTACAAGGCGCGCAACCTTTCAATGTGGGCCTTAACCCTCTGGTAGCCGCTGCCTGGGATGCGCTGTCTGAGCTGCTCCAAATGAAGCGCAGCGCTGGTCGGGAAAACCTGCAGACACTCAATGATCGCCTGTCCGCAGGCATCACCCGCTTCGAAGCCCGCGCCCTGCACGAGGGCATGGAGAGCGGTCAGGTGGTGTCCGCACGCTATGTCCTGTGCAGCGTCATTGATGAAGCGGTAGTCACTACGGCATGGGGAAGTCGCAGCGACTGGTCGAAGATAAGTTTGTTGAGCCGCTTTCATAACGAAACCTTTGGCGGCGAAAAGGTTTTCCAACTGCTGGAGCGCCTCTCCCGTGATCCGGTCAAGCACCTGGCGATGTTGGAGCTCATGTATCTGTGCCTGTCGATGGGTTTCGAAGGCAAATACAGAGTTATGGCGCGGGGAGAGGTCCAGCTTGAAGAGGTACGAGATGCCTTGTATCGACAGATAAGGCATGTCCGGGGCGACTTCCCCTCTCTGTCAATGTGCGCCCCCCGGCCGGTGCAGGCACGGCGTAAGCGTCCGCGCATGATCCCCGCCCGCTGGTTTGTGGCTTTCGGTGTGGTCGCTTTGCTGGCGATGTATTCGGGCGCTGCCTGGGTGCTCGGGCAAGAGCGAGCAAGTGTGTTGCAACTTTTTAAATCTTCGGCGCCGGAACTGACTCTGACGCCCTTGTAACGCTGGGAATATTGAATGAACGCATTCTTCAAGGGCGCGGGCGCCGTGCTGCGCAGAGTTTGGGTATGGAGTT of Pseudomonas fluorescens contains these proteins:
- the tssG gene encoding type VI secretion system baseplate subunit TssG, whose protein sequence is MATPDGSAGPAMTALSQSIREYSLFQAVLQVIERLRDAYPLLEDDELYEKVEFQANSSLGFPGHDIDRVEFFVERDQLRARLRLNVLGLFGAGSPLPAFYQEQASGNVSRDFLDVFHHRLHRLMLPIWRKYRYRACFRTGASDAFSEQMFALVGLGSRQIRDAAQLDCKRLLPCLGLLSLRAHSAALIEAVLRHYFKHRGVFIEQWVARTVTIAQQQRNRLGAANNLLGEDLMLGLQVADRSGKFRVHIKGLSWQRFHEFLPAGDDYRPLCSLVRLMVRTPLDYDLRLVLADGEVRPLHIGERNVCRLGWTSWLGYERADGVVTLASNSH
- the tssH gene encoding type VI secretion system ATPase TssH produces the protein MMNVDLQQLIRTLTAATRLDLERSAERCVARGGKEVLVEDLLQTLLQHPNGPLVRALADAEIAPAELQALLLLNGEQGASRSPVFAATLVQWLQQALMVAHLELGQVEVDQGALLLALLLHPLQHAGSAYQQLLSRLDTQRVRDCVLNQRLEAVPSPQGESLLERFTHDLTRQAREGRIDPVLCRDAEIRQLIDILVRRRKNNPILVGDAGVGKTAIVEGLALQVVASQVPEPLKGVRILTLDMGLLQAGASIKGEFERRLKGVIDEVNASSQAVILFIDEAHTLVGAGAQVGGGDAANLLKPALARGQLRTIAATTWSEYKQYIEKDPALARRFQPVRVAEPSVAAAISILRGLVPVYEASHGVYVRDDAVVAAAQMSARYLAGRQLPDKAVDVLDTACAQVRISLTAPPEPLQRLCAELAEGMRQRVALERDSDAGLPVDEQALQALIQRLEAIELERERAEHRWTQQRALAERTLSSRQPKVDACSAGEGLAHVELPTAERRHALSERRRLNHEVCPRVVAQVISGWTGIPVEQLALEHSERVLGFADALGRRILGQAPAVQALDRNLRAVAAGLNVPGAPVGVFLLVGPSGVGKTETALALAELLYGGEQFITTLNMSEYQEKHALSRLIGAPPGYIGYGEGGVLTEAVRQRPYSVVLLDEIEKADPEVLNLFYQVFDKGLANDGEGREIDFRNTLILMTSNLGSDCITALCPDGFRPDSAVLEEAIRPVLRAHFKPALLARICVVPYYPLAGERLRDVVSLKLERFAQRLHRRKLVFSHTPELVTHMVERCLHHDSGARYIDHWIESHLLPPIVDRLLSAMAIGECVSMTHVALDGNGVPVCEFSQ
- a CDS encoding sigma-54 interaction domain-containing protein; the protein is MMESLFNQLPDPLVYADRLLSWFTRLGTESDDSTLADLCVTAVAQLSQCELCQLYWQDETTGQLGLIAQHFAGASSLDSLAASVDFQNEQLLHYVLNQHRSLTIDELRNSAYDRCFLPEAALPWHSLSCVPLFNRRKAVCGVLLYASQYPAQLQGYAASLGQLGSFTFSQLALWRHKQSGQVTAALQRSTPATDAYGLIGNCTAMDETCRLIDKVLHTPFTVLLSGETGTGKEVVARAIHAAGPRSARAFVVQNCAAFPEGLLESELFGYRKGAFTGAERNYAGLFDAAHGGTLLLDEIGDMPLSLQAKLLRVLQEGEVRPLGANTAHKVDVRIIAATHRDLKAMVSQGTFREDLYYRLAQFPIQLPALRERDGDVLLLARYFAESVCAALAKPLVSWSSAALDQLSSHAFPGNVRELKCLVERAVLLCDDGVILPAHLLLPSAPAHAVVEATLRQRLERVERVFLIDCLHKNRGNRTRTARELGVARRTLLYRLARLNIPVSASRGEC
- the tagH gene encoding type VI secretion system-associated FHA domain protein TagH, which encodes MQLVLEVCDAGGVEPPTRKVFDGIGGVVGRGAGCDWIIPDPSRLLSSHHGLVGYRDGRYFLTDISSNGICQLSSGEALQKGQARLIVDGDVFQLGPFAVRARLNERTASYRQGLFAESRVIPDDAYLGLDPVHELDREQMHAVCSSELDALKDTAGAPEAGMYRGSVEQDHLVIPTPADTFDDVIAPILPAVRSAPVDEAFWTQFAEALGVTLDVSGREALAIKVASLLRHAISGLQQNLHTHDELSNEWNLGIGASIKIPNGFKHSAGISAALASLLEMNEPEQCSAEAVIAQLHRQLQVHQVALLVACRTAMRTQQAAFAPGDLLLSFERHDKAPRFFSDRARWRAYQRHYQRLIDEETLSARPLHGDFAKAYEEQVRLASALFAGYPG
- the tssJ gene encoding type VI secretion system lipoprotein TssJ encodes the protein MPRVALPLLIVSSLLVGCSSVSPFSTLTKLDLTLTATEQVNPDLHGRPSPVVVHLLELKHPVAFEHADFFSLYGRAEQALPKDWVNSEELELRPGEQVALKLRSEPQSRYVGVVAAYRDLPHVQWRWVVPLAPQHVTRAHLVLDQSGVRVAEPIVGVVEN
- the tssK gene encoding type VI secretion system baseplate subunit TssK codes for the protein MPVHKVIWQEGMLLRPQHLQHNDRYYNQQLNRTRLLGSDAWGFLALDVDLQYLNLGKLVVNQASGVLPDGSLFELTAAMAPLVLEVPANSGKQSVYLALPMATNNQVETRTQGEPDVLARYIACEIDVGDSNAGLDALCRISCARPDLRLLLGDNPGDEAYVKLKIAQVLDASCEEGVRMDTDFVPTFIYVQGSCFVSSCLKEVISLLASRGDAIAERICGNSVTAGAQVADFLMLQLINRTEPVLRHYLTQAQVPTQMLYREMVSILGELSTFASDSKRANLDVRYLHGDQGASFRGLMAGLRTVLSMVFEQHAVELVLQQRQYGVMVCPVADLKLLGTATFILAVAAQCDSEELRHRLPAHLKIGPVERIRELVNLHLAGIKVKPMPVAPRQIPFHAGKTYFMLELSARDVVQLEQSGGFAFHVGGEFTELELTFWAIRN
- the icmH gene encoding type IVB secretion system protein IcmH/DotU, which produces MNMESEYPQDEKTVLLDRDGHGPAQGPITDFLSPPRFEQLEDRMIYAAAVQGAQPFNVGLNPLVAAAWDALSELLQMKRSAGRENLQTLNDRLSAGITRFEARALHEGMESGQVVSARYVLCSVIDEAVVTTAWGSRSDWSKISLLSRFHNETFGGEKVFQLLERLSRDPVKHLAMLELMYLCLSMGFEGKYRVMARGEVQLEEVRDALYRQIRHVRGDFPSLSMCAPRPVQARRKRPRMIPARWFVAFGVVALLAMYSGAAWVLGQERASVLQLFKSSAPELTLTPL